Proteins from one Sarcophilus harrisii chromosome 2, mSarHar1.11, whole genome shotgun sequence genomic window:
- the ZSWIM3 gene encoding zinc finger SWIM domain-containing protein 3 isoform X2: MQVKFVCTRAQSYRKQKLEPNMCPAYLVLQYDEELDRLFISELNTQHIHVETKTATVPQAGSSPGQRTSELCKKSQEDTSGKFQSKLLWMDAKQGKSTSEDPGMGKKSLAEPSSSPHEDPVLPELKQEGITSLDLAHVAEVMKNFLKADMGSMASLSVGSNQDLDRFSFQSSKMQDLFVRFPENLLLHRVENAHGHVLYAFLVESKEREGRVVHFAVLREETASSVAKMLSVFTEFNSDWSKVRVIFVEPSFQHRDVVQELFPLARVLLSIYHTTRLLEKKLQRSRASQSFKHLMKEALREAVFVASSPGLQKLSEMAETLLDKDLYSYLQAHWFSCELLWYMHARKGLHACSTYMDSLDLVTSKVSSLFREQQSLVGCILRFVDYVDFFNTKRPKNLSQPLPSGERAKPKGYVPLRPKGATDSYVSNLSKTSKLPNEAAPLHPQQQTQQKPQAFGDNMLEALHKNGSDLAYQLCHNEWEVVQNSTQLVEVASCATEVQLLEDSHQVSKDGCTCSCSFQQRYHLPCRHILAMLHTNKEAVREVMVCRRWQKRYQHLLGPHGELRDPVKDLNINQAWEEGREDVIQSLSSELANLLMQSEGAELEERCSTLGKIVDIWAEPCELTEIDQQLGDYNDVGHLPFLWVKQEEAEKLPLSGTTILLD, translated from the coding sequence ATGCAGGTGAAATTTGTTTGTACCCGGGCCCAATCATACAGAAAGCAGAAGCTGGAGCCCAACATGTGCCCAGCATACTTAGTCCTGCAATATGATGAGGAATTGGATAGACTATTTATCAGTGAACTGAACACGCAGCACATCCATGTTGAAACTAAAACTGCTACTGTCCCACAAGCTGGCTCTTCTCCTGGACAAAGAACCTCAGAACTGTGTAAGAAGTCCCAGGAAGATACTTCTGGCAAATTTCAGTCAAAACTGTTGTGGATGGACGCCAAGCAGGGAAAAAGCACCTCTGAGGATCCTGGGATGGGCAAGAAATCCTTAGCTGagccctcctcttccccccatgAAGACCCTGTTCTTCCTGAATTGAAGCAAGAAGGCATCACCTCTTTAGATTTGGCTCATGTGGCAGAAGTCATGAAGAATTTCCTCAAGGCAGACATGGGATCCATGGCCTCTCTCAGTGTGGGCAGCAACCAAGACCTTGACCGATTCAGTTTCCAGAGCAGCAAGATGCAGGACCTTTTTGTTCGCTTCCCAGAAAACCTCCTGCTGCACAGGGTAGAAAATGCACACGGTCATGTGCTTTATGCCTTTCTGGTGGAAAGCAAGGAGCGAGAGGGAAGGGTGGTACATTTTGCAGTGCTCAGGGAAGAGACTGCTTCCTCCGTCGCCAAGATGTTGAGTGTCTTcactgagttcaattctgactGGTCCAAAGTCAGGGTCATTTTTGTGGAACCATCCTTCCAGCACCGGGATGTGGTGCAGGAGCTGTTCCCGTTAGCTCGTGTGCTGCTTTCCATTTACCATACAACCCGACTCCTAGAGAAGAAGCTGCAAAGGAGCCGAGCTAGTCAATCCTTCAAGCACCTGATGAAGGAGGCTTTGCGGGAAGCGGTTTTTGTTGCCTCAAGCCCTGGCCTACAGAAACTGTCTGAAATGGCAGAAACCCTCTTAGACAAGGATCTCTATAGCTACCTGCAAGCCCATTGGTTCTCTTGTGAGCTGCTTTGGTATATGCATGCCAGGAAGGGTCTTCATGCTTGTAGTACTTACATGGATAGCCTTGACCTAGTTACAAGCAAAGTATCTAGTCTCTTCAGGGAACAGCAGTCCCTGGTGGGCTGCATTTTGCGCTTTGTGGATTATGTTGACTTTTTCAACACCAAACGACCGAAGAACCTGTCCCAACCTCTCCCTAGTGGGGAGAGGGCTAAGCCAAAGGGTTATGTTCCCCTGAGACCCAAGGGAGCCACAGATAGttatgtatctaatctatccAAGACCTCCAAACTCCCTAATGAAGCTGCCCCCCTGCATCCTCAGCAGCAGACACAGCAAAAGCCACAGGCCTTTGGAGATAACATGCTAGAGGCCTTGCACAAGAATGGCTCTGATCTTGCCTACCAGCTCTGCCATAATGAGTGGGAAGTTGTGCAGAATTCTACCCAGCTGGTAGAAGTGGCTAGCTGTGCAACAGAGGTCCAATTACTAGAGGATTCCCACCAGGTTAGCAAGGACGGGTGCACTTGCAGTTGCTCCTTCCAGCAGCGCTATCACTTACCATGCCGCCACATCCTTGCGATGCTCCACACCAACAAGGAGGCTGTGAGGGAGGTCATGGTGTGTAGACGGTGGCAGAAGCGGTACCAGCACCTCCTCGGACCCCATGGGGAGCTTCGGGATCCTGTCAAAGATTTGAACATCAACCAGGCTTGGGAAGAAGGTAGAGAAGATGTGATCCAGAGCCTCAGCAGTGAGCTGGCCAATCTgctgatgcagagtgaagggGCAGAGCTGGAAGAACGCTGTTCCACTTTGGGGAAGATTGTGGACATATGGGCTGAGCCTTGTGAGCTGACAGAGATTGATCAGCAATTGGGAGACTACAATGATGTGGGGCATCTCCCTTTCCTCTGGGTGAAACAGGAAGAAGCTGAGAAGCTCCCACTTTCTGGGACCACAATACTCCTAGACTGA
- the ZSWIM3 gene encoding zinc finger SWIM domain-containing protein 3 isoform X1, whose protein sequence is MELGSHFQTFEDFRECFNAYKRKNKCTFGLRNCISVRFHNLNHGTSIREDITYMQVKFVCTRAQSYRKQKLEPNMCPAYLVLQYDEELDRLFISELNTQHIHVETKTATVPQAGSSPGQRTSELCKKSQEDTSGKFQSKLLWMDAKQGKSTSEDPGMGKKSLAEPSSSPHEDPVLPELKQEGITSLDLAHVAEVMKNFLKADMGSMASLSVGSNQDLDRFSFQSSKMQDLFVRFPENLLLHRVENAHGHVLYAFLVESKEREGRVVHFAVLREETASSVAKMLSVFTEFNSDWSKVRVIFVEPSFQHRDVVQELFPLARVLLSIYHTTRLLEKKLQRSRASQSFKHLMKEALREAVFVASSPGLQKLSEMAETLLDKDLYSYLQAHWFSCELLWYMHARKGLHACSTYMDSLDLVTSKVSSLFREQQSLVGCILRFVDYVDFFNTKRPKNLSQPLPSGERAKPKGYVPLRPKGATDSYVSNLSKTSKLPNEAAPLHPQQQTQQKPQAFGDNMLEALHKNGSDLAYQLCHNEWEVVQNSTQLVEVASCATEVQLLEDSHQVSKDGCTCSCSFQQRYHLPCRHILAMLHTNKEAVREVMVCRRWQKRYQHLLGPHGELRDPVKDLNINQAWEEGREDVIQSLSSELANLLMQSEGAELEERCSTLGKIVDIWAEPCELTEIDQQLGDYNDVGHLPFLWVKQEEAEKLPLSGTTILLD, encoded by the coding sequence GTATATGCAGGTGAAATTTGTTTGTACCCGGGCCCAATCATACAGAAAGCAGAAGCTGGAGCCCAACATGTGCCCAGCATACTTAGTCCTGCAATATGATGAGGAATTGGATAGACTATTTATCAGTGAACTGAACACGCAGCACATCCATGTTGAAACTAAAACTGCTACTGTCCCACAAGCTGGCTCTTCTCCTGGACAAAGAACCTCAGAACTGTGTAAGAAGTCCCAGGAAGATACTTCTGGCAAATTTCAGTCAAAACTGTTGTGGATGGACGCCAAGCAGGGAAAAAGCACCTCTGAGGATCCTGGGATGGGCAAGAAATCCTTAGCTGagccctcctcttccccccatgAAGACCCTGTTCTTCCTGAATTGAAGCAAGAAGGCATCACCTCTTTAGATTTGGCTCATGTGGCAGAAGTCATGAAGAATTTCCTCAAGGCAGACATGGGATCCATGGCCTCTCTCAGTGTGGGCAGCAACCAAGACCTTGACCGATTCAGTTTCCAGAGCAGCAAGATGCAGGACCTTTTTGTTCGCTTCCCAGAAAACCTCCTGCTGCACAGGGTAGAAAATGCACACGGTCATGTGCTTTATGCCTTTCTGGTGGAAAGCAAGGAGCGAGAGGGAAGGGTGGTACATTTTGCAGTGCTCAGGGAAGAGACTGCTTCCTCCGTCGCCAAGATGTTGAGTGTCTTcactgagttcaattctgactGGTCCAAAGTCAGGGTCATTTTTGTGGAACCATCCTTCCAGCACCGGGATGTGGTGCAGGAGCTGTTCCCGTTAGCTCGTGTGCTGCTTTCCATTTACCATACAACCCGACTCCTAGAGAAGAAGCTGCAAAGGAGCCGAGCTAGTCAATCCTTCAAGCACCTGATGAAGGAGGCTTTGCGGGAAGCGGTTTTTGTTGCCTCAAGCCCTGGCCTACAGAAACTGTCTGAAATGGCAGAAACCCTCTTAGACAAGGATCTCTATAGCTACCTGCAAGCCCATTGGTTCTCTTGTGAGCTGCTTTGGTATATGCATGCCAGGAAGGGTCTTCATGCTTGTAGTACTTACATGGATAGCCTTGACCTAGTTACAAGCAAAGTATCTAGTCTCTTCAGGGAACAGCAGTCCCTGGTGGGCTGCATTTTGCGCTTTGTGGATTATGTTGACTTTTTCAACACCAAACGACCGAAGAACCTGTCCCAACCTCTCCCTAGTGGGGAGAGGGCTAAGCCAAAGGGTTATGTTCCCCTGAGACCCAAGGGAGCCACAGATAGttatgtatctaatctatccAAGACCTCCAAACTCCCTAATGAAGCTGCCCCCCTGCATCCTCAGCAGCAGACACAGCAAAAGCCACAGGCCTTTGGAGATAACATGCTAGAGGCCTTGCACAAGAATGGCTCTGATCTTGCCTACCAGCTCTGCCATAATGAGTGGGAAGTTGTGCAGAATTCTACCCAGCTGGTAGAAGTGGCTAGCTGTGCAACAGAGGTCCAATTACTAGAGGATTCCCACCAGGTTAGCAAGGACGGGTGCACTTGCAGTTGCTCCTTCCAGCAGCGCTATCACTTACCATGCCGCCACATCCTTGCGATGCTCCACACCAACAAGGAGGCTGTGAGGGAGGTCATGGTGTGTAGACGGTGGCAGAAGCGGTACCAGCACCTCCTCGGACCCCATGGGGAGCTTCGGGATCCTGTCAAAGATTTGAACATCAACCAGGCTTGGGAAGAAGGTAGAGAAGATGTGATCCAGAGCCTCAGCAGTGAGCTGGCCAATCTgctgatgcagagtgaagggGCAGAGCTGGAAGAACGCTGTTCCACTTTGGGGAAGATTGTGGACATATGGGCTGAGCCTTGTGAGCTGACAGAGATTGATCAGCAATTGGGAGACTACAATGATGTGGGGCATCTCCCTTTCCTCTGGGTGAAACAGGAAGAAGCTGAGAAGCTCCCACTTTCTGGGACCACAATACTCCTAGACTGA